One window from the genome of Acinetobacter sp. LoGeW2-3 encodes:
- a CDS encoding AEC family transporter encodes MLQTIFTVLFPLIALITLGYGLKQRKWLEDGFWRGAEKLNYYVLFPIMLFLNLATAQIQMDIIHDVVLVISLTTVLVCAGLYSLKAIYQISFARFGVYVQSILRFNTYIGIAAVSTLFGQAGMTVFAVIMVFFIPVVNTISVLAFTKPADMQFGKILISLAKNPLILGCLVGGLYNLTGLGVWQGMNQLLKQMAACSLPLGLMCVGAALKFGQINLDLWRIIWNTTGRMILMPLLGLAMCKMLGISTLTTQVLVLFFALPTASASYVLTKVLGGDSELMAKVISVQTVVAALTLPIFLTFLI; translated from the coding sequence ATGCTTCAGACTATCTTCACTGTACTATTTCCACTGATTGCCTTAATTACATTGGGCTATGGATTAAAACAAAGAAAATGGTTAGAAGACGGATTTTGGCGTGGTGCAGAAAAACTAAATTATTATGTGCTATTCCCAATCATGCTATTTCTGAATCTGGCCACGGCCCAGATTCAAATGGACATTATTCATGACGTAGTGCTAGTGATCTCGCTGACTACCGTACTGGTCTGTGCAGGACTTTATAGCTTAAAAGCGATTTACCAGATTAGTTTTGCCCGATTTGGGGTCTACGTACAAAGTATCCTGCGTTTTAATACCTATATTGGGATCGCCGCGGTCAGTACCTTATTCGGTCAGGCTGGCATGACAGTATTCGCCGTCATCATGGTGTTCTTTATTCCAGTCGTAAATACCATTTCTGTGCTGGCATTTACTAAACCGGCTGATATGCAGTTTGGAAAAATCTTGATATCTCTTGCAAAAAATCCGCTGATATTAGGCTGCCTGGTAGGTGGTCTATATAACCTGACTGGATTAGGTGTTTGGCAGGGCATGAACCAATTGCTGAAACAGATGGCAGCTTGCAGTTTGCCATTAGGCTTGATGTGTGTCGGAGCCGCATTAAAGTTTGGTCAAATTAATCTGGACTTATGGCGGATTATTTGGAACACAACTGGGCGCATGATTTTAATGCCGCTGCTTGGCTTGGCTATGTGCAAGATGCTTGGGATTTCTACACTGACAACTCAAGTATTGGTGCTATTTTTTGCTTTACCGACAGCTTCAGCTTCCTATGTATTAACCAAAGTTTTAGGTGGTGATAGTGAACTGATGGCGAAAGTCATTAGTGTGCAAACCGTCGTTGCAGCATTGACCTTGCCCATATTTTTAACTTTTCTGATTTAA
- a CDS encoding GNAT family N-acetyltransferase, translating into MKNNNIRLATLQEIEALVALINNAYRSNLGWTHEHSIVSGDRINEAQLSELLIQPDYELYVLEKHGQVIGLTELVDAIEIGSFAIDPERQNSGYGRVLLDFAEAYTKQKPPFKTLRMSVLNVRTELIAYYERRGYSKTGEIKDYPLDANVGWPLLDLNLVVLEKCLD; encoded by the coding sequence ATGAAAAATAATAATATTCGTTTGGCGACATTACAAGAAATTGAAGCCCTAGTTGCACTCATCAATAATGCATATCGCTCCAATCTTGGTTGGACCCATGAACATAGCATTGTTTCAGGTGATCGAATTAATGAGGCTCAGTTAAGCGAACTTTTAATACAACCTGATTATGAGCTTTATGTCTTAGAAAAACATGGTCAAGTTATTGGGTTGACTGAATTAGTGGATGCGATCGAAATTGGCAGTTTTGCTATAGATCCTGAACGGCAAAATTCAGGTTATGGTCGAGTGTTATTAGATTTTGCTGAGGCTTATACAAAGCAGAAGCCACCTTTTAAAACTTTAAGAATGTCGGTGCTAAATGTTCGAACTGAATTAATTGCTTATTATGAGCGCCGTGGCTATAGCAAAACAGGAGAAATAAAGGATTATCCCTTAGATGCAAATGTAGGATGGCCTTTGCTTGATTTAAATTTAGTGGTTTTAGAAAAGTGCTTAGATTAG